GATAAGCATGAGTTCAGCAGGAGTCATGACAAAAAAGCATTTGCCATTATTTTAACGCTTTATTTCCAAACTTCTCACCCGTCCTTCGAGACCTTTCATGCTTTCCGTGAGACTGCTTAATTTTTCCGTAATACTTTCAATTTGCACTGATACTTTCATTTGTTGATTACTAACTGCAATTAACATGCCTCCGCTAGCAAGGAGCATTGTTGCAGTCAATGTGGCCGCAAAAGCGGCGAAACCCTCTTGCCAGGCCTTCATGATC
This genomic interval from Gammaproteobacteria bacterium contains the following:
- a CDS encoding conserved hypothetical protein (Evidence 4 : Unknown function but conserved in other organisms), with amino-acid sequence MKAWQEGFAAFAATLTATMLLASGGMLIAVSNQQMKVSVQIESITEKLSSLTESMKGLEGRVRSLEIKR